A region of Pyxidicoccus parkwaysis DNA encodes the following proteins:
- a CDS encoding c-type cytochrome — MRTQALGGRRLSPVIQLLAMLVAPAALAQGTAQGAKLFTQRCGSCHSVGEGDRVGPDLHGVLERRDEAWVTRFLKSPGALIDSGDAVATGLLKQFNGVRMPDQALSDDERASLFAFFRDCTAKGKGSCKPSPAAKPGTDATPEEIARGRRLFEGTEPLTNGGAACLGCHDVRGVGVAGGGTLGPNLTFTFARLGDRGVTPLLAKLDTPLMRGLYAKTPLTAEEQYAVKAYLADVSRDGSRPRQDRDFFYLGIVGLIAALGFIGLVWGPRGTDPRAH; from the coding sequence ATGCGGACACAAGCCCTGGGTGGACGAAGGCTGTCCCCCGTCATTCAGCTCCTGGCCATGCTGGTGGCGCCCGCCGCGCTCGCGCAAGGCACCGCGCAGGGGGCGAAGCTCTTCACCCAGCGTTGCGGCTCCTGCCACTCGGTGGGCGAGGGCGACCGCGTGGGCCCGGACCTGCACGGCGTGCTGGAGCGCCGCGACGAGGCCTGGGTCACCCGCTTCCTGAAGAGTCCGGGCGCGCTCATCGACTCCGGTGACGCCGTCGCCACCGGTCTCTTGAAGCAGTTCAACGGTGTGCGCATGCCGGACCAGGCGCTCTCCGACGACGAGCGCGCCAGCCTCTTCGCCTTCTTCCGCGACTGCACCGCGAAGGGGAAGGGGAGCTGCAAGCCGTCCCCCGCCGCGAAGCCGGGCACGGACGCGACGCCGGAGGAAATCGCCCGGGGCCGCCGCCTCTTCGAGGGCACCGAGCCGCTGACGAATGGCGGCGCCGCGTGCCTCGGTTGTCACGACGTGCGCGGCGTGGGCGTGGCCGGCGGCGGCACGCTGGGCCCCAACCTCACCTTCACCTTCGCGCGCCTCGGAGACCGGGGCGTGACGCCGCTGCTGGCGAAGCTGGACACGCCGCTGATGCGCGGGCTGTACGCGAAGACGCCCCTCACGGCGGAGGAGCAGTACGCCGTGAAGGCGTACCTCGCGGACGTCTCGCGCGACGGCAGCCGGCCGCGCCAGGACAGGGACTTCTTCTACCTCGGCATCGTCGGGCTCATCGCCGCGCTGGGGTTCATCGGACTCGTCTGGGGGCCGCGCGGGACGGACCCGCGCGCCCACTGA
- a CDS encoding respiratory nitrate reductase subunit gamma — protein sequence MSDSLLFSFLPYAAVVTAVAGTVHRLTVREPTRAPREPWTPAGRAVLAGGVTVALNHLLGLAAPKAMQAFSASPARLFTLEAVSLIGGLLLGWGLLSLTLRRAREGQWLQAGFLGLLVAQVLTGLHIAVALRWASVWYLHLAVPYLRSVLAFQPDATLLAQAPLVFQVHILCGFVLLALAPFARARKVARVALVPPASEPNLLATPREETAR from the coding sequence GTGAGCGACTCCCTCCTCTTCTCGTTCCTTCCCTACGCGGCCGTCGTCACCGCCGTGGCGGGCACCGTGCACCGCCTGACGGTGCGCGAGCCCACCCGCGCTCCTCGCGAGCCATGGACGCCCGCGGGCCGCGCGGTGCTGGCCGGCGGCGTCACCGTGGCGCTCAACCACCTGCTGGGGCTGGCCGCGCCGAAAGCCATGCAGGCCTTCAGCGCCTCTCCGGCGCGCCTCTTCACGCTGGAGGCGGTGAGCCTCATCGGCGGCCTGCTGCTGGGCTGGGGCCTCCTGAGCCTCACCCTGCGCCGCGCGCGTGAGGGACAGTGGTTGCAGGCGGGCTTCCTCGGGCTGCTGGTGGCGCAGGTGCTCACCGGCCTGCACATCGCCGTGGCGCTGCGCTGGGCCTCGGTGTGGTACCTCCACCTCGCGGTGCCGTACCTGCGCTCGGTGCTGGCCTTCCAGCCGGACGCGACGCTGCTGGCGCAGGCGCCGCTCGTCTTCCAGGTCCACATCCTCTGCGGCTTCGTGCTGCTGGCGCTGGCTCCCTTCGCCCGTGCGCGCAAGGTGGCCCGGGTAGCGCTGGTGCCGCCGGCCTCCGAGCCGAACCTCCTCGCCACGCCTCGGGAGGAGACCGCTCGCTGA
- a CDS encoding cytochrome c3 family protein, with protein MNDSIRLPRLTRAAGHASALLVLALTGCSGPVNNQQGYMPEQPVAFSHAVHTGQYELDCQYCHVGAEKSRHAGVPASSVCMNCHTQVKTDSPEIQKVAAAVAANQPIEWVRIHRLPDHAYFNHASHVTAGLECQTCHGKVQEMVRVEQAEPMTMGWCLDCHRKTAAEQVSAPPPSAPRTGELLAMSIQAPAPEPLKAPRILQPPTDCSSCHR; from the coding sequence ATGAACGACTCGATTCGCCTCCCACGCCTCACCCGCGCCGCCGGACATGCGAGCGCGCTGCTGGTCCTGGCCCTGACCGGCTGTAGCGGCCCGGTGAACAACCAGCAGGGCTACATGCCCGAGCAGCCCGTGGCCTTCTCCCACGCCGTGCACACCGGCCAGTACGAGCTGGACTGCCAGTACTGCCACGTGGGCGCGGAGAAGAGCCGCCATGCCGGCGTGCCCGCCTCCAGCGTGTGCATGAACTGCCACACGCAGGTGAAGACGGACTCGCCCGAAATCCAGAAGGTGGCGGCCGCGGTGGCGGCGAACCAGCCCATCGAATGGGTGCGCATCCACCGCCTGCCGGACCACGCGTACTTCAACCACGCCAGCCACGTCACCGCGGGCCTCGAGTGCCAGACGTGCCACGGCAAGGTGCAGGAGATGGTGCGCGTGGAGCAGGCCGAGCCGATGACGATGGGCTGGTGCCTGGACTGTCACCGCAAGACGGCGGCGGAGCAGGTGTCCGCGCCACCGCCGTCCGCACCGCGCACAGGCGAGCTGCTCGCCATGTCCATCCAGGCCCCGGCGCCCGAGCCGCTGAAGGCCCCACGCATCCTGCAGCCCCCGACGGACTGCTCGAGCTGTCACCGCTGA
- a CDS encoding TAT-variant-translocated molybdopterin oxidoreductase has protein sequence MSESLPKYWQSLAHRAGELPEHTRNEFADELPVGVAAVPPDASTRRDFFKVMGLSAAAAMVACQRAPVQKVIPYVARPDEVTPGLALWYASTCNGCSAQCGLLLKTRDGRPIKVEGNDEHPVSKGGVCAVGQASVLSLYDASRARFPALSCQRTAWAALDKKVAEGLKQAADASMPIRVVLPWVMGPTAEAAVKRFLTAYPTARTVRYEPLGELAAIGEAHRITHGVRVVPDYRFDHAKVIVSFGADFLGTWVSPVAFTRQYTEARDAAGKREMARHFQVEPALTLTGAAADRRFLVAPSDVTPALADLVRRLAQKAGHAVPAPAAPESQATAVPALGAMASRVSAAVASVPAPSLEEKALEELADALWAQRGNALVVAGGDDVAAQVLANTANALLGNEGTTVSVADGVALDADALSYGELLAELKAGGVGAVFFLGVNPAYADPRSEELATLLKSVLLTVASNDRLDETASLVRYHAPDATALESWGDAEPRRGVLSLRQPAVAPLHETRPLVESLLLWAGAPQPHYDFLRARWEAEVFPRAASGQTFTAFWDDAVRRGVVTLPATQVPAPAFREEGLAKALAGVARASVDWELVLYPSVGVRDGAPANNAWLQEVPDPITKATWGNQACIAPARAKALGLSDGDVVRVRSGGKTMELPVLVQAGTHPSVIAVSLGYGRTKAGRIADGIGANGYPLASVVGGHARRAVPGVVVEATGEKQKLALTQTYNRLDGRPHVREAELAEYLTNPRAGNEEHEEHGGNGKHPLSIWSGHEYKGHRWALAVDLSACTGCSACVVSCQAENNIPSVGRDEVLRSREMHWMRIDRYYEGDEANPQVVHQPMMCQHCENAPCETVCPVLATVHSSEGLNQQVYNRCVGTRYCANNCPTKVRRFNWFDYKHDEPLERMVLNPDVVVRSRGVMEKCSMCVQRVTEAKALANREGRALRDGDVQTACQQSCPAKAIHFGDINDPGSAVAKLAKDGRAFQLLEELNIGSSITYLTKIRNTGSGSET, from the coding sequence ATGTCCGAGTCCCTTCCGAAATACTGGCAGAGCCTGGCCCATCGCGCGGGCGAGCTGCCCGAGCACACGCGGAACGAGTTCGCCGACGAATTGCCGGTGGGCGTGGCCGCCGTGCCTCCCGACGCGAGCACCCGCCGCGACTTCTTCAAGGTGATGGGCCTGAGCGCCGCCGCCGCGATGGTGGCCTGCCAGCGCGCCCCGGTGCAGAAGGTCATCCCCTACGTCGCGCGGCCGGACGAAGTCACGCCGGGCCTGGCGCTCTGGTACGCGTCCACGTGCAACGGCTGCAGCGCGCAGTGCGGCCTGCTGCTGAAGACGCGCGACGGTCGTCCCATCAAGGTGGAGGGCAACGACGAGCACCCCGTGTCGAAGGGCGGCGTGTGCGCGGTGGGGCAGGCGTCCGTGCTGTCCCTCTATGACGCGAGCCGCGCGCGCTTCCCCGCGCTGTCGTGCCAGCGCACCGCGTGGGCGGCGCTGGACAAGAAGGTGGCGGAGGGGCTGAAGCAGGCCGCTGATGCGAGCATGCCCATCCGCGTGGTGCTGCCCTGGGTGATGGGCCCCACGGCCGAGGCCGCGGTGAAGCGCTTCCTCACCGCGTACCCCACGGCGCGCACGGTGCGCTACGAGCCGCTGGGCGAGCTGGCCGCCATCGGCGAGGCGCATCGAATCACCCACGGCGTGCGCGTGGTGCCGGACTACCGCTTCGACCACGCCAAGGTCATCGTCAGCTTCGGCGCGGACTTCCTCGGCACCTGGGTGTCGCCGGTGGCCTTCACGCGCCAGTACACCGAGGCGCGAGACGCGGCCGGCAAGCGGGAGATGGCGCGGCACTTCCAGGTGGAGCCCGCGCTGACGCTCACCGGCGCCGCGGCGGACCGCCGCTTCCTCGTGGCCCCGTCCGACGTGACGCCCGCGCTGGCGGACCTCGTGCGGAGGCTGGCGCAGAAGGCAGGCCACGCGGTGCCGGCGCCTGCCGCTCCGGAGTCCCAGGCCACGGCGGTGCCCGCACTGGGAGCCATGGCCAGCCGTGTGTCGGCGGCGGTGGCCTCCGTGCCCGCGCCCTCGTTGGAGGAGAAGGCGCTGGAGGAGCTGGCTGACGCACTGTGGGCGCAGCGAGGTAATGCGCTCGTGGTGGCGGGTGGTGACGACGTGGCCGCGCAGGTGCTGGCCAACACGGCCAACGCGCTGCTCGGCAACGAAGGCACGACGGTGTCCGTGGCGGACGGCGTGGCGCTGGACGCGGACGCCCTGTCCTACGGCGAGCTGCTGGCGGAGTTGAAGGCGGGCGGAGTGGGCGCGGTGTTCTTCCTCGGCGTCAACCCCGCCTACGCAGACCCGCGCAGCGAGGAGCTGGCGACGCTGCTCAAGTCCGTGCTCCTCACCGTGGCCAGCAATGACAGGCTGGACGAGACGGCCTCGCTGGTGCGCTACCACGCGCCGGATGCCACCGCGCTCGAGTCGTGGGGTGACGCGGAGCCCCGGCGCGGCGTGCTGTCCCTGCGCCAGCCGGCAGTGGCTCCGCTGCACGAGACGCGGCCCCTGGTGGAGTCGCTGCTCCTGTGGGCGGGCGCGCCCCAGCCGCACTACGACTTCCTGCGTGCGCGCTGGGAGGCGGAGGTGTTCCCCCGCGCTGCTTCCGGGCAGACCTTCACGGCCTTCTGGGACGACGCCGTGCGCCGGGGCGTGGTGACGCTGCCCGCGACGCAGGTGCCCGCGCCGGCCTTCCGCGAGGAGGGACTCGCGAAGGCCCTGGCCGGAGTGGCCCGCGCGTCCGTGGACTGGGAGCTCGTGCTGTACCCCAGCGTGGGGGTGCGCGACGGCGCGCCCGCGAACAACGCCTGGCTGCAGGAAGTGCCGGACCCCATCACCAAGGCGACGTGGGGCAATCAGGCCTGCATCGCTCCGGCGCGTGCGAAGGCGCTGGGCCTGTCCGACGGCGATGTGGTGCGGGTGCGCTCGGGCGGGAAGACAATGGAGTTGCCCGTGCTGGTGCAGGCTGGCACCCATCCGTCCGTCATCGCCGTGTCGTTGGGCTACGGCCGCACCAAGGCGGGCCGCATCGCGGATGGCATCGGCGCCAATGGCTACCCGCTGGCCTCCGTCGTCGGCGGCCACGCGAGGCGCGCGGTGCCGGGTGTCGTGGTGGAGGCCACCGGCGAGAAGCAGAAGCTCGCGCTCACGCAGACGTACAACCGGCTCGACGGCCGTCCCCACGTGCGCGAGGCGGAGCTGGCCGAGTACCTGACCAACCCGCGCGCGGGCAACGAGGAGCACGAGGAGCACGGCGGCAATGGCAAGCACCCGCTCTCCATCTGGTCCGGCCACGAGTACAAGGGCCACCGGTGGGCGCTCGCCGTCGACCTGAGCGCGTGCACGGGCTGCTCTGCATGCGTGGTGTCCTGCCAGGCGGAGAACAACATCCCCAGCGTGGGGCGCGACGAGGTGCTGCGCTCGCGCGAGATGCACTGGATGCGCATCGACCGCTACTACGAGGGCGACGAGGCGAATCCGCAAGTCGTGCACCAGCCGATGATGTGCCAGCACTGCGAGAATGCGCCGTGCGAGACGGTGTGTCCGGTGCTCGCCACGGTGCACTCCAGCGAGGGGCTCAACCAGCAGGTCTACAACCGCTGCGTGGGCACGCGGTACTGCGCCAACAACTGCCCCACCAAGGTCCGCCGCTTCAACTGGTTCGACTACAAGCACGACGAGCCGCTGGAGCGCATGGTGCTCAACCCGGACGTCGTCGTGCGCAGCCGCGGCGTCATGGAGAAGTGCTCCATGTGCGTCCAGCGCGTCACCGAGGCCAAGGCGCTGGCCAACCGCGAGGGCAGGGCCCTGCGCGACGGCGACGTGCAGACGGCCTGCCAGCAGAGCTGCCCCGCGAAGGCCATCCACTTCGGCGACATCAATGACCCCGGCAGCGCCGTGGCGAAGCTCGCGAAGGACGGCCGCGCCTTCCAGCTGCTGGAGGAGCTGAACATCGGGTCGTCCATCACCTACCTCACGAAGATCCGCAACACCGGGTCGGGAAGCGAAACATGA
- the nrfD gene encoding NrfD/PsrC family molybdoenzyme membrane anchor subunit yields MSNQHLSPLRVPLVSEARSLGQLTEEICAPMERPPTWRWWAAFAVAVSILGTGAGIVAYQVGTGIGVWGLNKTVGWAFDITNFVFWVGIGHAGTLISAILFLFRQKWRTSINRAAEAMTLFAVMCAALFPVIHMGRPWLAFWVLPYPNSRGSLWVNFRSPLLWDVFAISTYFTVSAVFWYVGLIPDLATVRDRAKAGLRKALFKVLSLGWTGSHRTWSRYETLYLLLAGLATPLVLSVHTIVSMDFATSVIPGWHTTIFPPYFVAGAVFSGFAMVLTLMIITRVVLGYEHLITIRHLENMTKVIIVTGGLVSLAYGTEVFVAWYSGNPYERFAFLNRAFGPYAWAYWTMVTCNVVSPHLFWFKKIRTSPAAIFVLSLVINVGMWFERFVIIVTSLHRDFLPSSWSMYTPTAVEAGTFIGTFGLFFTLFLLFVRVLPIISIGEVKSVLGFARDAHADAAATTGPRKPAHAPAESLPAAAPALALATRKDVPV; encoded by the coding sequence ATGAGCAACCAGCACCTGTCCCCGCTGCGCGTGCCGCTGGTCAGCGAGGCGCGCAGCCTGGGTCAGCTCACCGAGGAAATCTGCGCGCCCATGGAGCGCCCTCCCACGTGGCGCTGGTGGGCGGCCTTCGCGGTGGCGGTGTCGATTCTGGGCACCGGCGCCGGCATCGTCGCCTACCAGGTGGGCACGGGCATCGGCGTGTGGGGCCTGAACAAGACGGTGGGCTGGGCCTTCGACATCACCAACTTCGTCTTCTGGGTGGGCATCGGCCACGCGGGCACGCTCATCTCCGCCATCCTCTTCCTCTTCCGGCAGAAGTGGCGCACCAGCATCAACCGCGCGGCGGAGGCGATGACGCTCTTCGCCGTCATGTGCGCGGCGCTCTTCCCCGTCATCCACATGGGCCGTCCGTGGCTGGCCTTCTGGGTGCTGCCGTATCCGAACTCGCGCGGCAGCCTGTGGGTGAACTTCCGCTCGCCGCTGCTGTGGGACGTGTTCGCCATCTCCACGTACTTCACCGTCTCGGCGGTGTTCTGGTACGTGGGCCTCATCCCCGACCTCGCCACCGTGCGAGACAGGGCGAAGGCCGGCCTCCGCAAGGCCCTCTTCAAGGTGCTGTCGCTGGGGTGGACGGGCTCGCACCGCACGTGGAGCCGCTACGAGACGCTGTACCTGCTGCTCGCGGGGCTCGCGACGCCGCTGGTGCTCAGCGTGCACACCATCGTGTCGATGGACTTCGCCACGTCCGTCATCCCCGGGTGGCACACCACCATCTTCCCGCCGTACTTCGTGGCGGGCGCGGTGTTCAGCGGCTTCGCCATGGTGCTGACGCTGATGATCATCACCCGCGTGGTGCTGGGCTACGAGCACCTGATTACGATTCGGCACCTGGAGAACATGACGAAGGTCATCATCGTCACCGGCGGACTGGTGTCGCTGGCGTACGGGACGGAGGTCTTCGTCGCCTGGTACTCGGGCAACCCCTACGAGCGCTTCGCCTTCCTGAACCGCGCCTTCGGCCCGTACGCGTGGGCCTACTGGACGATGGTGACGTGCAACGTGGTGTCGCCGCACCTGTTCTGGTTCAAGAAGATACGCACCTCGCCCGCGGCCATCTTCGTGCTGTCGCTGGTCATCAACGTGGGCATGTGGTTCGAGCGCTTCGTCATCATCGTGACCAGCCTGCATCGTGACTTCCTGCCGTCGAGCTGGTCCATGTACACGCCGACGGCGGTGGAGGCGGGCACCTTCATCGGCACCTTCGGCTTGTTCTTCACCCTGTTCCTCCTCTTCGTGCGCGTGCTGCCCATCATCTCCATCGGCGAGGTGAAGAGCGTGCTGGGCTTCGCGAGGGACGCGCACGCCGACGCGGCCGCCACGACGGGCCCCCGCAAGCCGGCGCACGCCCCCGCGGAGAGCCTTCCCGCCGCCGCACCGGCGCTGGCCCTCGCCACCCGAAAGGATGTCCCCGTATGA
- a CDS encoding DUF3341 domain-containing protein, with protein MSAPVLVGYFDSEEKVLDATRAVREAGFTLHDVYTPYAVHGLDEAMGLKSSRLTWVCFGAGLTGGSLALALELYTSVVSWPLNVGGKPFNSFPAFVPVAFELTVLFAALITVASFLGRVKLFPGSRRVALPRVTDDRFAIAVQPREAAGDGAAAEEMLRRHGAVETARMEVAS; from the coding sequence ATGAGCGCCCCGGTCCTCGTCGGCTACTTCGACAGCGAGGAGAAGGTCCTCGACGCCACGCGCGCCGTGCGCGAGGCGGGCTTCACCCTGCATGACGTCTACACGCCCTACGCGGTGCACGGCCTGGACGAGGCCATGGGCCTGAAGTCCAGCCGCCTCACCTGGGTGTGCTTCGGCGCGGGGCTCACGGGCGGCTCGCTGGCGCTGGCGCTGGAGCTGTACACCAGCGTGGTGAGCTGGCCGCTCAACGTGGGTGGCAAGCCGTTCAACTCGTTCCCCGCGTTCGTCCCGGTGGCGTTCGAGCTGACGGTGCTCTTCGCCGCCCTCATCACCGTGGCCTCCTTCCTGGGGCGCGTGAAGCTCTTCCCGGGCAGCCGCCGCGTGGCGCTGCCTCGGGTGACGGATGACCGGTTCGCCATCGCGGTGCAGCCGCGCGAGGCCGCCGGGGACGGGGCCGCCGCGGAGGAGATGCTGCGCCGGCACGGAGCGGTGGAGACGGCCCGGATGGAGGTGGCGTCGTGA
- a CDS encoding c-type cytochrome has protein sequence MRKAIPTVVALAVAAAGCEQDETRPNYEYAPDMVSSVPYDSFAPNPNTPDGKTLLGPAKGTVPRGFQPLHLAAGPEAAVQAGQELKNPYPASPEVLARGQTAFLRYCSPCHGSGGLGDGLVTARFPMPPSLLAEHAKGLPDGRIFHIITTGQGLMPAHGSQVAPEDRWKIVHYLRTLQNPARTARKDMP, from the coding sequence GTGAGGAAGGCAATCCCAACCGTGGTGGCCCTGGCCGTGGCCGCCGCTGGCTGCGAGCAGGACGAGACGCGGCCCAACTACGAGTACGCGCCGGACATGGTGTCCTCGGTGCCGTACGACAGCTTCGCGCCCAACCCCAACACGCCGGACGGCAAGACGCTGCTGGGCCCCGCGAAGGGCACGGTGCCGCGCGGCTTCCAGCCGCTGCACCTGGCCGCGGGCCCGGAGGCAGCAGTGCAAGCGGGACAGGAGCTGAAGAATCCCTATCCCGCCTCGCCCGAGGTGCTGGCGCGAGGGCAGACGGCCTTCCTGCGCTACTGCAGCCCGTGCCATGGCTCGGGAGGCCTGGGCGACGGGCTGGTGACGGCGCGCTTCCCCATGCCGCCTTCGCTGCTGGCCGAGCACGCGAAGGGCCTGCCCGACGGGCGCATCTTCCACATCATCACGACTGGCCAGGGGCTGATGCCGGCCCATGGCTCGCAGGTGGCGCCGGAGGACCGGTGGAAGATTGTCCACTACCTGCGCACCCTGCAGAACCCCGCGCGGACGGCGCGGAAGGACATGCCATGA